The following proteins come from a genomic window of Salmo trutta unplaced genomic scaffold, fSalTru1.1, whole genome shotgun sequence:
- the LOC115187812 gene encoding plexin-B2, with the protein MDLTSQKEGRWKRLNTLAHYNVRDNATLVLSRVLYTHRQFYQNQDSHEEKNALLEDDKVFHLVRPADELDEVKSKRGSLKAKATTKAIAEIYLTRLLSVKGTLQQFVDDFFRSVLCSGAVVPPAVKYFFDFLDEQALKHDNVEEETVHIWKTNSLPMRFWVNILKNPHFIFDVHVTEVVDASLSVIAQTFMDACTKTEHKLSRESPSNKLLYAKEISTYKKMVDDYYKGIKQMVPVSDQDMNTHLAEVSREHTDTLNTQAALHQLYQYASKYYDGIIQSLDEDPAAQSKQLTLRLQQIAAALENKVTDL; encoded by the exons ATGGACCTGACGTCACAGAAGGAGGGCAGGTGGAAGAGACTCAACACCCTGGCACATTACAAC GTGAGAGACAATGCCACGCTGGTGCTGTCCAGAGTGCTTTACACCCATCGCCAGTTCTACCAGAACCAGGACAGCCATGAAGAAA AAAACGCCCTGTTGGAAGATGACAAGGTGTTCCACCTGGTGCGGCCAGCAGACGAGCTGGATGAGGTCAAATCTAAGAGAGGAAGTTTGAAGGCCAAGGCCACGACTAAAGCCATCGCTGAGATCTACCTGACACGACTGCTCTCTGTCAAG GGTACTCTGCAGCAGTTTGTGGATGATTTCTTCCgcagtgtgttgtgttctggAGCGGTGGTTCCTCCTGCTGTTAAATACTTCTTTGACTTCCTGGATGAGCAGGCTCTTAAACACGACAACGTTGAGGAGGAGACCGTCCATATCTGGAAgaccaacag CCTGCCCATGCGTTTCTGGGTGAACATCCTGAAGAACCCTCACTTCATCTTTGACGTGCACGTGACGGAGGTGGTGGACGCGTCGCTGTCCGTCATCGCTCAGACCTTCATGGACGCCTGCACCAAGACGGAACACAAACTGAGCCGGGAATCTCCCAGCAACAAGCtgctctatgcaaaggagatctCCACCTATAAGAAGATGGTGGACGA TTACTACAAGGGAATCAAGCAGATGGTCCCAGTCAGTGATCAGGACATGAACACACACCTGGCTGAGGTGTCCAGG GAACACACAGACACGCTGAATACCCAGGCAGCCTTGCACCAGCTCTACCAGTATGCCAGCAAATACTATGACGGG atcaTCCAGTCTTTAGATGAGGACCCAGCCGCCCAGAGTAAACAGCTGACCCTGCGGCTGCAGCAGATAGCCGCCGCCCTCGAGAACAAAGTCACCGACCTTTAA